One Poseidonibacter antarcticus genomic window carries:
- a CDS encoding AEC family transporter, whose translation MDAILLVLPVYFFILLGFIAKRVFDEEINERTIVIISLYFFQPILIFWGLTKSPIDYAFIATPIIYLTIILILLFVLFFLSKLIFKERKTQSIYLATALVGNTGNLGIPLGIALFGVASVPYTSIINIANIFFIYIFSVYFFAREQFSIKQAFRSILKIPGIWFAFLALFVNYSEIGINKNLYTALEMGAYTSMVLQLLIFGIYLSKIKVRTIPWFLSLQVSFIKHICLPLFGIFIVMYFTDLNPYVSSILIMELMVPLAVNNVNMAALYNCRPYDVTASILVSSIIFVFLLYPYIQIIEYFIK comes from the coding sequence ATCGACGCTATCTTACTAGTATTACCCGTTTATTTCTTTATTTTATTAGGCTTTATTGCTAAAAGGGTTTTTGATGAAGAAATAAATGAACGTACTATTGTTATAATATCTCTTTATTTTTTTCAACCAATATTAATATTTTGGGGTTTAACAAAATCTCCAATAGATTATGCCTTTATTGCAACACCTATTATTTATCTAACAATTATATTAATATTATTATTTGTATTGTTTTTTCTTAGTAAATTAATATTTAAAGAAAGAAAAACACAATCAATCTATTTAGCAACTGCATTAGTTGGAAATACAGGTAATTTAGGAATTCCTTTAGGAATTGCACTGTTTGGTGTGGCTTCTGTACCTTACACTAGTATTATTAATATTGCAAATATTTTCTTTATATATATATTTTCTGTATATTTCTTTGCAAGAGAACAATTTTCTATTAAACAAGCCTTTCGTTCAATTTTAAAAATACCTGGTATTTGGTTTGCATTTTTAGCACTTTTTGTTAATTATAGTGAAATTGGTATTAACAAAAATCTTTATACTGCTTTGGAAATGGGAGCTTATACTTCTATGGTTTTACAATTATTGATTTTTGGTATTTATTTATCGAAAATTAAAGTTAGAACAATTCCTTGGTTTTTATCATTGCAAGTTAGTTTTATTAAGCATATTTGCTTACCATTATTTGGTATTTTTATAGTTATGTATTTTACTGATTTGAATCCTTATGTAAGTTCTATTTTGATTATGGAATTAATGGTGCCACTTGCTGTTAATAATGTAAATATGGCTGCTTTATACAATTGTAGACCTTATGATGTCACAGCTTCTATTTTAGTTTCATCAATTATTTTTGTTTTTTTACTTTACCCTTATATTCAAATTATTGAATACTTTATTAAATAG
- the bluB gene encoding 5,6-dimethylbenzimidazole synthase produces MIFEKKDQDSLNKIIASRRDVRGNNFINKKISKKKLLKILNSAQNAPSVGYSQPWRFLIVNKEDKELVYNHFSKSYEKSKEKFNNKLYNSLKLEGIKESNINIAVYYEKSKTNILGQTYMKRTGEYSVVCAILNMWLTARSLNIGMGWVSILKPKKINKIFDINKNDYKFIAYLCFGYTKEFLTEPELKRLGWKKKKKLKEIILKKGKK; encoded by the coding sequence ATGATTTTTGAAAAAAAAGATCAAGATAGCTTAAATAAAATTATTGCTTCAAGACGAGATGTTAGAGGTAATAATTTTATAAATAAAAAGATCTCAAAAAAGAAACTTCTAAAGATTTTAAACTCCGCACAAAATGCACCTTCTGTTGGATATTCTCAACCTTGGCGTTTTCTTATTGTAAATAAAGAAGATAAAGAGTTAGTTTATAATCATTTCTCCAAATCTTATGAAAAGAGTAAAGAAAAATTCAATAATAAGTTATATAATTCTTTAAAACTTGAGGGAATAAAAGAGTCAAATATTAATATTGCTGTTTATTATGAGAAGAGTAAAACTAATATTTTGGGACAAACTTATATGAAAAGAACAGGTGAATATTCTGTTGTATGTGCAATTTTAAATATGTGGTTAACTGCAAGATCTTTAAATATTGGAATGGGATGGGTATCTATTCTAAAACCAAAAAAGATCAATAAAATTTTTGATATTAATAAAAATGATTATAAATTTATTGCATATTTATGTTTTGGATATACAAAAGAGTTTTTGACCGAGCCTGAATTAAAAAGACTTGGCTGGAAAAAGAAAAAGAAATTAAAAGAGATTATTTTAAAGAAAGGGAAAAAATGA
- a CDS encoding PhoH family protein has product MKFDKYYVLDTNILLEDAGNIFKLSQDSKNLIILPETVLDEIDSKKSGFDEINFQAREFARILENSNVKESISKDGFKIIRLEVQHLQKALIDIISKDVYDINTKNVSLNIINDRKILEIAKFSTIYYQNETEFLSLDIMARTRAISLDIKTNSLLGSNKDDFNYEFIKDINIDFNDLNNFDNQEIAKFDKEHKPYNYSYCFKVNDSDQVILANIENKRIRVLDEGEIRNQIITPLNKEQLFFSNAISSHLYNVLIVEAKAGSGKTLLALSGALKLIRQKKYQKIIYIRNSVESLDKGEDIGYLPGFEEKFRIYNHPLMDSLEYIIRTEYKKKSKKNIENIPELDDSEVTSRVEQMIQNYHIETMWVGEMRGRTISNAFIIIDEAQNMSNKTMQMVLSRIDNTSKVVILGSNKQIDNFYVNKYTNSLTTLLKSTKDENSLVNTFAIKLQKVLRGPITEWAEMIFSK; this is encoded by the coding sequence ATGAAATTTGATAAATATTATGTGTTAGACACAAATATATTACTTGAAGATGCAGGGAATATATTTAAATTATCTCAAGATAGTAAAAATCTAATTATTCTTCCTGAAACTGTTTTAGATGAAATAGATAGTAAAAAATCTGGTTTTGATGAGATAAATTTTCAAGCAAGAGAGTTTGCAAGAATATTAGAAAATTCAAACGTGAAAGAATCAATATCAAAAGATGGATTTAAAATTATAAGATTAGAAGTTCAACATTTACAAAAAGCTCTTATAGATATAATCTCAAAAGATGTCTATGATATAAATACAAAAAACGTTTCTTTAAATATAATTAATGATAGAAAGATTTTAGAAATAGCTAAGTTCTCAACTATTTATTATCAGAATGAAACAGAATTTTTATCTCTTGATATTATGGCAAGAACAAGAGCCATATCACTTGATATTAAAACAAACTCTTTACTAGGCTCTAATAAGGATGATTTCAACTATGAATTTATTAAAGATATCAATATTGACTTTAATGATTTAAACAATTTTGATAATCAAGAAATAGCTAAATTTGATAAAGAGCATAAACCTTATAACTATTCATATTGTTTTAAAGTTAATGACTCAGACCAAGTAATCTTAGCAAATATAGAAAATAAAAGAATTCGAGTCTTAGACGAGGGTGAAATAAGAAATCAAATAATAACACCTTTAAATAAAGAACAATTATTTTTTTCAAATGCAATATCATCTCATCTTTATAATGTATTAATAGTTGAGGCCAAAGCAGGATCAGGAAAAACTTTATTAGCTTTAAGTGGTGCATTAAAATTAATACGACAAAAGAAATATCAAAAAATCATTTATATACGAAACTCTGTTGAGTCTTTAGATAAAGGTGAAGATATTGGATATTTACCAGGTTTTGAAGAAAAATTTAGAATATACAATCATCCTTTAATGGATAGTTTAGAGTATATAATACGAACAGAATATAAAAAGAAATCAAAAAAGAATATAGAAAATATTCCTGAATTAGATGATAGTGAAGTTACATCAAGAGTTGAACAAATGATTCAAAACTACCATATTGAAACTATGTGGGTAGGGGAGATGAGAGGAAGAACTATTTCTAATGCTTTTATTATAATTGATGAAGCTCAGAATATGTCAAATAAAACAATGCAGATGGTATTATCAAGAATTGATAATACATCTAAAGTTGTAATATTAGGATCTAATAAACAAATAGATAACTTCTATGTAAACAAATATACTAACTCATTAACAACTCTATTAAAGTCTACAAAGGACGAAAATTCATTAGTAAATACTTTTGCAATAAAATTACAAAAAGTGCTTAGAGGTCCAATTACTGAATGGGCTGAAATGATTTTCTCTAAATAA
- a CDS encoding TRAP transporter substrate-binding protein gives MKKSIVKLGVTSVLLIAMSMSLQAKDKVYKLKLATTWGKTTRPLIDTTMNMVKLAEEMSDGRLKIRVDTADKHKAPFGILDMVKAGQYDMGHSASYYWKGKDINTLPFTSMPFGMTAPEQYAWFYYGGGLELMNKVYAKHNMLSFPGGSTGLQMGGWFRKEIKSLDDLKGLKMRIPGFAGEVMAKLGVQVTNIAPGELYTALDRNNIDALEWVGPSMDINMGFHKIAPFYYTGWHEPASEMQFMINKKSYAKLPKDLQKILIVAMKTAAYDMYIQNYDLNASAWQSMLKDNPEIKVKTFPKEVMDAMKKSNKELRIELGAKSALLKEVLDSQEAYQKKVREWTKMSDYLYLKDNLE, from the coding sequence ATGAAAAAATCAATTGTAAAATTGGGAGTTACTTCTGTACTTTTAATTGCAATGAGTATGAGCTTACAAGCAAAGGATAAAGTTTATAAGTTAAAATTAGCAACAACTTGGGGTAAAACTACTCGACCATTAATTGATACTACAATGAATATGGTAAAATTAGCAGAAGAAATGTCAGATGGAAGATTAAAAATTAGAGTTGATACAGCAGATAAACATAAAGCACCTTTTGGTATTTTAGATATGGTTAAAGCTGGTCAATATGATATGGGTCACTCAGCTTCGTATTATTGGAAAGGTAAAGATATAAACACTTTACCATTTACTTCAATGCCTTTTGGGATGACTGCACCTGAGCAATATGCATGGTTTTATTACGGTGGTGGATTAGAACTTATGAATAAAGTTTATGCTAAACACAATATGTTATCTTTCCCTGGTGGAAGTACCGGATTACAAATGGGTGGATGGTTTAGAAAAGAAATCAAGTCACTTGATGACCTAAAAGGTCTTAAAATGAGAATCCCTGGTTTTGCAGGTGAAGTTATGGCTAAACTTGGTGTTCAAGTTACAAATATTGCTCCAGGTGAACTTTATACAGCACTTGATAGAAATAATATTGATGCATTAGAATGGGTTGGACCATCAATGGACATTAATATGGGATTTCATAAAATCGCACCTTTTTATTATACTGGATGGCATGAACCAGCTTCAGAAATGCAATTTATGATTAATAAAAAATCTTATGCAAAACTTCCTAAAGATTTACAGAAAATTTTAATTGTAGCAATGAAAACAGCAGCGTATGATATGTATATTCAAAATTATGATTTAAATGCAAGTGCATGGCAAAGTATGTTAAAAGATAATCCAGAAATAAAAGTTAAAACTTTTCCAAAAGAAGTTATGGATGCTATGAAAAAATCAAATAAAGAATTAAGAATTGAACTTGGTGCAAAAAGTGCTTTATTAAAAGAAGTACTTGATTCTCAAGAAGCTTATCAAAAAAAAGTTAGAGAATGGACAAAAATGTCTGACTATTTATATTTAAAAGATAATTTAGAATAG
- a CDS encoding pseudouridine synthase: MKKEEELEATRLNKFLSHNSKYSRREADRLIEEGKVKVNGVVVENLATKVTIEDEVHINKTLIKEDKNKMPTVIIYNKPKGEIVSKKDPQGRKTIYDSLGKRYAHFMSVGRLDYASEGLLILSDSVEIVDTLMHSNLERIYKIKVNGPIGPKVESAMMHGLELEDATDGAYKGNKIRSMKFAPFLGYNILTNGEKFSKIKVSINEGKNRELRRFFAHFGLDIMDLKRFEFGGISLNNLPTGKSRFLSKEEYRNLRDFLNESEDDRSF; the protein is encoded by the coding sequence ATGAAAAAAGAAGAAGAATTAGAAGCAACTAGACTTAATAAATTTCTATCACACAATAGCAAATACTCTAGAAGAGAAGCAGATAGATTAATAGAAGAGGGTAAAGTTAAAGTTAATGGTGTAGTTGTTGAAAATCTTGCAACTAAAGTTACAATTGAAGATGAAGTTCATATCAATAAAACTTTAATCAAAGAAGATAAAAACAAAATGCCTACGGTAATTATTTACAATAAACCAAAAGGTGAAATTGTATCTAAAAAAGATCCTCAAGGTAGAAAAACTATTTATGATTCATTAGGTAAAAGATATGCACACTTTATGTCAGTTGGTAGACTTGATTATGCAAGTGAAGGTTTATTAATTTTGTCTGATAGTGTAGAAATTGTTGATACATTAATGCATTCAAATTTAGAGAGAATTTATAAAATCAAAGTAAATGGTCCAATAGGTCCAAAAGTAGAATCTGCAATGATGCATGGTTTAGAACTTGAAGATGCAACAGATGGTGCATATAAAGGTAATAAAATCAGATCAATGAAATTTGCACCATTTTTGGGATACAATATTTTAACAAATGGCGAAAAATTTTCAAAGATAAAAGTATCAATTAATGAAGGGAAAAATAGAGAATTAAGAAGATTCTTTGCTCACTTTGGACTTGATATTATGGATCTTAAAAGATTTGAATTTGGTGGAATATCACTAAATAACTTACCAACAGGGAAAAGTAGATTCCTTTCAAAAGAGGAATATCGAAACTTAAGAGACTTTTTAAACGAAAGCGAAGATGACAGATCTTTCTAA
- the hemJ gene encoding protoporphyrinogen oxidase HemJ, which yields MEYYTWILTFHVMSFLSWMSMLFYQPRLYVYHTENQDKKDFVDVVKVQELKMYKYIGMPAMWATIISGAVMLYMNPYLLSSQAGGWMHAKLFFAALLIAYSFSLGYYRKKLEKDDYERSGNFFRAYNEVPTILSLFIVAYVITKTFSILFTVITLVIGSFIVYKVYKQKGKK from the coding sequence ATGGAATACTATACTTGGATATTAACATTTCATGTAATGTCATTTTTATCATGGATGTCAATGTTATTTTACCAACCAAGACTTTATGTTTATCATACAGAAAATCAAGATAAAAAAGATTTTGTTGATGTAGTGAAAGTTCAAGAACTGAAAATGTATAAATATATTGGTATGCCAGCTATGTGGGCAACAATTATAAGTGGTGCTGTAATGCTTTATATGAATCCGTATTTATTATCTAGCCAAGCGGGAGGATGGATGCATGCAAAACTTTTTTTTGCTGCATTACTTATTGCATATTCTTTTTCATTAGGGTACTACAGAAAAAAACTTGAAAAAGATGATTATGAAAGAAGTGGTAATTTTTTTAGAGCTTATAATGAAGTTCCAACTATACTTTCACTTTTTATTGTAGCTTATGTAATTACAAAAACTTTTTCTATTTTATTTACAGTAATTACTTTAGTAATAGGTTCATTTATAGTTTATAAAGTTTATAAACAAAAAGGAAAAAAATAA
- the asnB gene encoding asparagine synthase (glutamine-hydrolyzing) translates to MCGILGTNFLSNDFKQALQIQNNRGPDYQNSIKIDNKEFGHNRLAIIDLDKEANQPMVFDDILIVFNGEIYNYKQLIIDEEFECKTASDTEVLIRLYQKYETNFLNKLNGMFSFCIYDMKKEKYFCARDRYGKKPFFYYFKDNKFIFASSIKSILKLLDKKPNLNKVAVNKYLQYFVSYGEDTFYQNILKLEAATYFVYEPKKSKELQKKRFYKINTYKKIKDEPTALKDIEELLFKSVESRLVGDVEVASLLSGGIDSSLISALYTKISGKRINTFSVGYDEYKNYCELDYAQITANHINSNHHPVIIGQKEYINNFHETLDALEEPHGDSAAIPLNILSQKIHQSGIKTVLSGEGSDEIFLGYDNYAKFLKYYEFEKSLSNGQNEFLNTIVSALQNNTKESEYLRRIVKKQNLYNSFGEIYTDIQRKKLFNKVPTYKTEKAKNDPVDWMSYIDLKIWLGESLLSKVDRISMHNSLEVRTPFLDFNLVNYMFSIDSNIKVGNTNKYLLKKIASKYIPKKIINRTKKGFNSPFNEWLNEEYGKTILDTIIDVNNTTKLFNETYIRHIYALSLDRKFKQHLYSLFIFSLWFKKEYMN, encoded by the coding sequence ATGTGTGGAATTTTAGGTACAAATTTTTTATCAAATGACTTTAAACAAGCTTTACAAATACAAAACAATAGAGGTCCTGATTATCAAAATAGTATAAAAATTGATAATAAAGAGTTTGGACATAATCGTTTGGCAATTATTGATTTAGATAAAGAAGCAAATCAACCAATGGTTTTTGATGATATTTTAATAGTTTTTAATGGTGAAATCTATAACTATAAACAGTTAATTATAGATGAAGAATTTGAATGTAAAACTGCTTCAGATACAGAAGTTTTGATACGACTTTACCAAAAGTATGAAACAAACTTTTTAAATAAACTAAATGGAATGTTTTCATTTTGTATCTATGATATGAAAAAAGAAAAGTATTTTTGTGCAAGAGATAGATATGGTAAAAAACCTTTCTTTTACTACTTTAAAGATAATAAATTTATCTTTGCTTCATCTATTAAATCTATTTTAAAATTGCTTGATAAAAAACCAAATTTAAATAAAGTTGCAGTAAATAAATACTTACAATATTTTGTTTCTTATGGAGAAGATACTTTTTATCAAAATATCTTAAAACTTGAAGCGGCAACTTATTTTGTGTATGAACCAAAAAAATCAAAAGAGCTTCAAAAGAAAAGATTTTATAAAATAAATACATATAAAAAAATCAAAGATGAACCTACTGCATTAAAAGATATTGAAGAACTTTTATTCAAAAGTGTTGAAAGTAGACTTGTTGGAGATGTTGAAGTTGCATCACTACTTAGTGGTGGAATTGATAGTTCACTAATATCAGCTTTATATACAAAAATATCAGGTAAAAGAATCAATACTTTTTCAGTTGGTTATGATGAATATAAAAATTATTGTGAATTAGATTATGCACAAATAACTGCAAATCACATAAATTCAAATCATCATCCTGTGATAATTGGTCAAAAAGAGTATATCAATAATTTTCACGAAACTTTAGATGCACTAGAAGAACCTCATGGAGATAGTGCTGCAATTCCTTTGAATATTCTAAGTCAAAAGATACATCAAAGTGGAATAAAAACTGTTCTGTCAGGTGAAGGAAGTGATGAAATATTTTTAGGTTATGATAATTATGCAAAATTTTTAAAATATTATGAGTTTGAAAAATCATTATCAAATGGGCAAAATGAGTTTTTAAATACAATTGTTTCAGCATTGCAAAACAATACTAAAGAGAGTGAGTATTTAAGAAGAATTGTAAAAAAACAAAATTTATATAACTCTTTTGGAGAAATATATACAGATATTCAAAGAAAAAAACTTTTTAATAAAGTACCAACATATAAGACAGAAAAAGCAAAAAATGATCCAGTAGATTGGATGAGTTATATTGATTTAAAAATATGGTTAGGTGAATCATTACTTTCAAAGGTTGATAGGATTTCTATGCATAACTCTTTAGAAGTTAGAACACCTTTTTTGGATTTTAATTTGGTAAATTATATGTTTAGTATTGACTCAAATATAAAAGTTGGAAATACAAATAAATATTTACTAAAGAAAATCGCTTCAAAATATATACCTAAAAAAATTATTAATAGAACAAAAAAAGGTTTTAATTCACCCTTTAATGAGTGGTTAAATGAAGAATATGGAAAAACAATATTAGATACAATAATTGATGTAAATAATACAACTAAGCTATTTAATGAGACCTATATTAGACATATTTATGCGCTTTCTTTGGATAGAAAATTTAAACAACACCTTTATTCTTTATTTATATTTTCTTTATGGTTTAAAAAAGAGTATATGAATTAA
- a CDS encoding replication-associated recombination protein A: MTDLSNKLRPTNLDNFVGQSHIISKDKALYKLIKQKDIPHLFFYGKPGTGKTTLAKIIAKEIDTDYYYFNATSIKVEDLRKVFDRYKNALIKPLIFIDEVHRLSKNQQEVLLPIMENYDATIIGASTENPFFTLTNAIRSRAFLYEFKAFTQEEMNKILQIALKDVDANLDDEAKEYLILSSSGDARAMLTLLNFSYKVSKDINIDLLKELRENVIGDGVSSSNTHYDLASAMIKSIRGSNIDAALYYMARLINGGESVDFITRRLVIFASEDIGNANPNAFNLAVSTMTACNKIGYPESRIMLGQCIIYLASCPKSNAAYKGINKALQGIKDGKILDIPKHLDSQHIGYLYPHDFGGYVEQEYLKEDLTLYDSLNIGFEKTLNEWLTKIKNKNKN; encoded by the coding sequence ATGACAGATCTTTCTAATAAACTTAGACCAACAAATTTAGATAATTTTGTTGGTCAATCTCACATAATATCAAAAGATAAAGCCCTTTATAAACTTATAAAACAAAAAGACATTCCTCACTTATTTTTCTATGGAAAACCTGGAACTGGTAAAACTACATTAGCTAAGATTATTGCTAAAGAAATTGATACAGACTATTACTATTTTAATGCAACAAGTATTAAAGTTGAAGATTTACGTAAAGTATTTGATAGATATAAAAATGCTTTAATTAAACCTTTAATCTTTATTGATGAAGTTCATAGATTATCAAAAAATCAACAAGAAGTTCTACTTCCTATTATGGAAAATTATGATGCAACAATAATAGGTGCAAGTACAGAAAACCCATTTTTTACTTTAACAAATGCAATTCGTTCAAGAGCTTTTCTTTATGAGTTTAAAGCTTTTACACAAGAGGAAATGAATAAAATCCTTCAAATAGCTTTAAAAGATGTTGATGCAAATCTTGATGATGAAGCAAAAGAGTATCTTATCCTTTCAAGTTCAGGTGATGCTAGAGCTATGCTAACTTTATTAAACTTTTCATATAAAGTATCTAAAGATATAAATATAGATTTATTAAAAGAGTTAAGAGAGAATGTAATAGGGGATGGAGTATCTTCTTCAAATACTCATTATGATTTAGCAAGTGCAATGATAAAATCTATAAGAGGTTCAAATATTGATGCAGCTTTATATTATATGGCTAGATTAATAAATGGTGGAGAGAGTGTAGATTTTATTACAAGAAGACTTGTAATTTTTGCAAGTGAAGACATAGGAAATGCAAATCCAAATGCTTTTAATCTTGCAGTTAGCACAATGACAGCATGTAATAAAATTGGATATCCAGAGTCAAGAATAATGCTAGGGCAGTGTATAATTTACTTAGCTTCATGTCCAAAATCAAATGCTGCATATAAAGGTATAAATAAAGCCTTACAAGGCATAAAAGATGGAAAGATACTAGATATACCAAAACATCTTGATTCGCAGCATATAGGCTATCTATATCCTCATGATTTTGGTGGGTATGTAGAACAAGAGTATTTAAAAGAAGATTTAACTTTATATGATTCTTTAAATATTGGTTTTGAAAAAACCTTAAATGAATGGCTTACAAAAATAAAGAATAAAAATAAGAACTAA
- a CDS encoding TRAP transporter substrate-binding protein — MKKTIAKLGLTSALLISMSMSMQAAEKVYKWKLATTWGKTLSPLIDSPIKMAKLVEEMSDGRFKIRVDSSNKHKAPLGILDMVKGGQYEMGHSGSYYWKGKDIDTLPFTTMPFGMTAPEQYAWFYYGGGLEFMQKAYKKHKVLSFPGGNTGVQMAGWFKKEINTVEDLKGLKMRIAGLGGEIMSKLGVAVTNMAPGELYTSLERGTLDALEWVGPGMDIKMGFHKIAPYYYTGWQEPASEMQFIVNKRAYNKLPKDLQQILLAAMKLSAYDMYIQNYDMSATAWDKMKTDYPDIKVKTFPKPVMDAMKKANKELRAEVSAKSPLLKEILDSQAAYQKKAREWTKMSDYLYLKDNL, encoded by the coding sequence ATGAAAAAAACAATCGCAAAATTAGGTCTTACATCTGCATTACTTATATCAATGTCTATGAGTATGCAAGCAGCAGAAAAAGTTTATAAGTGGAAACTTGCAACTACTTGGGGAAAAACACTTTCACCTTTGATTGATTCACCCATTAAAATGGCAAAACTTGTTGAAGAAATGTCAGATGGAAGATTTAAAATTAGAGTTGATTCATCTAATAAACATAAAGCACCATTAGGTATTTTAGATATGGTTAAAGGTGGTCAATATGAAATGGGTCATTCTGGTTCATATTATTGGAAAGGTAAAGATATTGATACACTACCTTTTACAACAATGCCATTTGGTATGACTGCGCCTGAACAATACGCATGGTTTTATTATGGTGGTGGTTTAGAATTTATGCAAAAAGCATATAAAAAACATAAAGTGTTATCTTTCCCTGGTGGAAATACTGGTGTTCAAATGGCTGGTTGGTTTAAAAAAGAAATCAATACAGTTGAAGATTTAAAAGGTCTTAAAATGAGAATTGCTGGTTTAGGTGGAGAAATAATGTCTAAACTTGGTGTTGCTGTTACTAATATGGCTCCTGGGGAGCTTTATACTTCACTTGAAAGAGGTACACTTGATGCTCTTGAATGGGTAGGCCCTGGAATGGACATCAAAATGGGATTCCATAAAATTGCACCTTATTATTATACAGGATGGCAAGAACCAGCATCTGAAATGCAGTTTATTGTAAATAAAAGAGCATATAACAAGCTACCAAAAGATTTACAACAAATCTTACTTGCTGCAATGAAATTAAGTGCGTATGATATGTATATCCAAAATTATGATATGAGTGCTACTGCATGGGATAAGATGAAAACTGATTATCCAGATATTAAAGTTAAAACTTTTCCAAAACCAGTAATGGATGCTATGAAAAAAGCTAATAAAGAATTAAGAGCAGAAGTAAGTGCTAAAAGTCCTTTATTAAAAGAGATATTAGATTCACAAGCTGCTTATCAAAAGAAAGCTAGAGAATGGACTAAAATGTCTGATTACTTATATTTAAAAGATAATTTATAA